The segment CCGGGAGGCGGCGAAGGCGAGCAGGTCCAGGGGCTCCCACAGGTTGGTCCAGCCGCCGAGCGAGGGGGGCAGGGTCACTGGCCCGGCGTACGGCGGGAGTTGGCCGCCGCGCGGGTCGCAGAGGTGGAAGTACGCGGGCTGGGAGCCGAAGGTGACCAGGGCGGAGGTCCACAGCGGTTCGGCGGCCGTGGCCATGTCGACGGAGATCACGCCGCCGAGGCTGTGGGCGACCAGGCGCACGGGCCGGTCGGGGCCGCGGCCGAGGGCGGGGTCGACGGCGGCGATCCGCTCGCGCACCCGGGCGTGGATCAGCTCGCGGTGGCGCTGGTAGACCAGAACGTCGCCGAGGAAGCGGGTGGCGCCGGGTGCGCAGCGGGTGCGCAGGCTGTGGTTGACGCGGCCGGCCACGGCTTTGATCGCGGCGCCCGCGACGCGGTCCAGTTCGCGGAGCCGGCGGTGGAGCAGGGCTTTGAGGCGTCCTTCGCCGTCGCCGGGCCCGGCGCGCAGGCCGTCCCAGGTGCCGGACCCGCCGAACCCGCCGAACCCGCCCTCGGTGGCGTCGAGTTCGGCGACGGCGTCGGCCAGGGCCGCGGCGGTCTCGGTGAGCAGCGCCGTGTCGTCGGTCCGGGACAGCCAGCGGGTCTCCGGCCAGGCGTCGGCCACCAGGGACAGCACCTCGTCGGGGCCCTCGCGCAGTCCGGCGCCGTCGTACGCCTCGCTCAGGCGGCGCCGGATCTCCTCGGCCACGGCCCCCGGCAGCCCGTCGGCGGAGCGCAGGACGCCGGGGCCGGAGGAGGGCACGGGGGCGAACAGGGCGTCGATGACCGGATCGCCGTCGGCCGGGGCGCCTTCCCCGGGGGCGCCGGACGGCGGAAGCGCGAGGTCCACGTGCCGGTCATCGGCTCCGAGATCGCCCCAGAAGACGGGCACCAGGTCCAGGCCGGTGGCGCGCCCGAGCCGCTCGACGCTCGCCTCGAAGCCCGGCTCGTCGCGGATGCCGACGCCGTGGATGACGAACACCGGATCGTTCACGCGAAGTCCCCCTGGCCGACAACGGTGGTGGTCGTGGTCGTGACGCGGGTTCCCGGGCTGCCGTAGACGGCGTACGCGAGCCAGGTCGGGTCCCCGTCGCGGTCACGGATCGCCTGGCGGGCCCGCAGCGACGCCCGGCCGAGCGGTTCGCCGGCGCCGACGAGGTCCCCGTAGAAGGCGTCGGCGAATTCCAGCGCCGAGTCCGACCGCACCGCCCACAGCGTGCCGACGAACGCCCCCGCCCCGGCCTGCAGGAACTGCTGGGCCCAGCCGAGGTGCTGGGAGAACCAGTCGATCTCGCCCGCGCTGCGGCAGGCGTTGAAGAAGACGAGGGGCTGCGTGCGGCCCAGGGCGCGGGCCTGGGAGGCGTACGCGAGGTCGAGCGGATCGAAGGGACCGTCGTCCATCTCGACCTTGGATCCGGCGCCGCCGAAGGCGTTGTGGCAGGCGAAGTGCAGCAGTCCGCTGAGGCCGTCGTTGATCAGCGAGGTCAGCGCCGTGCCGTGGCTCAGCACTCCCCCGTCCAGGACCGCCGCCCCCAGCCGGGCCCGCAGCGCCGCCACCTCCTGCGCCGCCTCCGCCGGGGACCGGGGCGGCACGACGAACGTGGCCCGGTCCAGCGACAGTTCCGGCACCCGCTCCTGGCCGTACGCCTGCCGCACGATCGGCAGCCACTCGGCGAGGAAGCCGTCACCCTCCTGCGAGCCGTCCAGCGGATACATCAGCTCCCACGGCACGGCGTCATGCTCGCCCAGGATCGTCACCGCCCCGACCCTCCCCGCCTCCGCCCAGAACTGCCGCCGCACCTCCTCCGGCACCGCCGCCGCCCACAACTGCACGCCCAGACTGCGCAGCCGGTCCCGCGCCCGCGCCGCGTCGGCCGTCCCGCCCGCCTGCGACCTCGACGCCATCGCACGCAGCTCCTGGTAGATGCGCTCCGTCGGACCGCTCGGGTCCCCTGCCCGCATCCGGATCAACTCGGGCGCGTACGACGTCGATCCGAGCAGCTGGAAGCTGTACGTGCCCGGGCTGTCGCCCTTCAGCACCTGCAGGGTGATCTCACCGTCGTTCGCGTCCAGGCTCGACAGCACCGCCACTCTCGGCTGCCCGTCCCTGGTCGCGCTGCCCGGCTCCACGGACACCTGGCAGCGGACCTCGCCCAGGTAGGTGCCGTCCCGGAAGGCACGTACGGTCACCGTGTGCAGCCCGGGTGACCCGGCCTTGAGGCGGAACAGCAGCACGTCGGAGTTGCGGCCGGGCGTGAGCGTCACTTCCTGCTGCAAGGGTCCGAGGCTCGCCAGCCCGGGGGCGTGGATCGTGACGGTCAGCCGCGTGCCGCCCGGCGCCACCAGGAATGCCCGCAGCGGCACTCCCGCTCCGTCGGCCCCGGGGGCGAGTTGTACGTGCAGCGGGAGGATCTGGCCCGGGGAGGTCTGGTCGACCAGCTCCGCCACGAGGCGCCACGGCTGGGGGACTTCGGAGGAGGGGACCCCGGAGGCGGGGAAGCCCTGGGACCCCCCACCGTGCACGGAGCCGAATTTGTCGTCCAGCGGAAATCCGATGCCCGTCGGTGTCCGCCCCACGGACACCGGCGGGAACCGGACATCGGTGTACCTCGTGGGCTCAAGGCCGCCCCAGCGAGGGCGCAGCTCCTGCTCCGCCTCCTCGGACAGCCGGACCACGAACCCGGTGGCCCGGACCGTGAGGCCCACGCCCTCATCCAGGTCGCCGCTGTGCGCCTGAGAGCCGAACCAGTCGTGCAGCGCCCGTTCGGCCTCGCCGCTCTGCTCGATGGCGAATTCGCGGGTGACCCCGCTGACGTAGTAGCGCAACGGCAACGCCACCGCGTCCGCCGCGTCCCGGATACCGCGACGCACCAGCAGGACGGGATCGTCCACGCGCAGCCGGACCTCCACGGTGACCCGGAACGCCGCCAGGTCGTCCGTGGAAGGCACCAGCAGGCGAAAGGTCAGCTGGTGTTCCCGCACATCCACCTCGTACCGGAGGCGCACCTTCCGGCCGGCCCATAACGACCGCCGGTGTCCGGGCTCATGCAGGATCAGCTCGCCGCTCCCGGTGGCGAGCACCACCGCGACCCCGGGGCGCGTCACGTCCGGCTCCGCATCGCGGAACGGCGCCCGCTGGACGTCCAGGATCACCGGCAGATGTGGGGCGGTCTCCTCGTTCACGGCTTCCCTCCCCCGCGGGACTGCACCGGCCGTCACGGTACCGGGAACGCGGCCCTCTCGTCAGGGTGTCACGAGAGGGCCGTTCACAGGTCCAGGTCCATATGGACGAGGTGACCGTCGGGAACAGCTCGACCGGATCACCCCGACCGAGGTGGTCGTCGCCTGGCGCCGCGACGACCGGCGGGCGGCCGTGGCCGATTTCGTCAGGGCCTGCGAGGAGGCGGTGGCCGTCAGTTCGGACTCGTCGCGATGACGACCGTCGCCTCCAGGTCGTCGCAGGTCGCCACCCGTGGGACCAGTCCGTCGCGGACGACGGTCGCGACGGCCTGCGGGATCTGGCGCTCGCTGGTCTCGAACAGCAGGTGGCCGCCCGGCGCCAGCCATCGCGGCGCCTGGGCGGTCACCCGGCGCAGGACGTCGAGCCCGTCCGTACCGCCGTCGAGCGCGACGCGCGCCTCGTGGACGCGGGCCTCGGCGGGCAGCAGGGCGACCTCGTCGGAGGGTACGTAGGGCACATTGGCGATGAGGAGGCCGACGCGGCCGCGCAGGGCGGCGGGCAGCGGTTCGTAGAGGTCGCCCTCGTGGACGTGGCCGCCGGCGGAGCCGAGGTTGCGGCGGGCGCAGCGTACGGCGGCGGGGTCGATGTCGGCGGCGTGCAGCTCCAGTTGGCCGTAGGACGCGGCCAGTACCGCGCCCAGCGCGCCGGAGCCGCAGCACAGGTCGACGACGACGGCTCGTGGCGCGGCGAGGGCGAGGGCCTGGCGGGCGAGGAACTCGGAGCGGCGGCGGGGTACGAAGACGCCGGGGTCGACGGCGATCCGCAGATCGCAGAACTCGGCCCAGCCGAGGACGTGTTCGAGGGGAAGACCGGCGACTCGCCGGTCCACCATGGCGGTGACCTCGGCGGGCGTGCGGGCGGTGGAGAGGATCAGCCGCGCCTCGTCCTCGGCGAAGACGCAGCCGGAGGCCCGGAGGCTGGTGACGATGGTGGTGAACGAGCTGAGGGACGTTGCGAGAGAAAGCGACACGAGAGCCTTTCGAGCTGTCGAAGGGCGCTCTCCCGGTCCCCTACGCCGGGTGGACCGGCTGGGTGTGGCCGCGAGGTGAGAGCACCCGACCTGACAAAGCGGTAATGGGTCTCACCTCCTCTGTACGCGGGATCCCTGGCGGATCCGTGACGTGACTGCCCGCTGATTCTCATCGACCGGCGGGGCGGATGTCCAGCGACTCCGGTACTTCGGCCGCTTCAGCGCCGTGTGCCGGGCTGCTCCGAGGGTCCGACGTTCCGGTCCAGCCACTCGTTGAGCGGACCGGTGGCGCGCAGGAACTCCACCACGCGCCGCTTGGCGGCGGCGGTGCCCAGCCATGGCCCGACGGGCCACTGCCGCCAGGCGAACAGATCCTTGTTGCGCAGCAGTTCCAGCCGGGGATGGTCCTTGGGCCAGCCGCGCGGCGCGCCCTTCAGCCGCTCCCGGGAGCGGACCTCGATGCCGTGCTTGACGACCTGGGCGACGAGGGCCTCCAGCTCGGCCGCGCCCGCCTCCTCGGCCACCGTTTCGCGATAGCGGCGCAGCTGGTCGGGGGCCATCCCGTAGTAACCGCGGCCGGCGGCCAGCCCGTCCGCCGACAGCTGGAGGTAGCCTCCGCCGCTCAGCGTGGCGCCGATGGCGGTCTTGTACGGGGACTTGTCGGCGCTGAAGCGGACGTCGCGGTAGGGGCGGAAGATCTTCCCCGTACCGAACTCGTCCTCCAGCTCGGCGAGCAGCTCCTCCATCGGGGCGTGCACCTGGGCGTCGTACACGTCCTTGTGCGCGGTCCAGAAGAGCTTGGAGTTGTCGGCCCGGAGTCCCTCGTAGAACTCCAGCGCCTCGGCGGGCCAGCCTCGGAAGGTCACACTCGCAGCGTACGCCGGTCGCGGCGAACATCGTAGAAACGCACATACCAGCCCCCTGGCGGTGATCATTGCGCTCATGCAATGTGACAGCAGACCTGCACCTCGCATTTGCGGCACTATGATCAGGACATTCACCAGATGAGGGAGTAGACCCAGTGATGACCCGTACCGCGCGCCGCCGGACCCTGAAGCTGACCGGCACAGCCACTGCGGCTCTGCTGGCCCTCAGCGCTCTCAGCGCCTGCTCCTCCTCGGACAGCTCCTCCGCCTCCTCGTCGCCGTCGGCGTCCTCGTCGGCGAAGCTCTCCGGCACGGTGACGGTCTTCGCGGCCGCGTCCCTGAAGGAGAGCTTCACCAGCCTGGGCAAGACCTTCGAGGCCGCCTACCCGGGCACCAAGGTGACCTTCAACTTCGGCGGCAGCGACACCCTCGCGGCGAGCATCACCTCGGGCGCGCCGGCCGATGTCTTCGCCTCGGCCAGCGCCAAGACGATGGCGATCGTCACGGACGCCAAGGATGCCGTCGGCACCCCCGTCACCTTTGTGCGCAACCAGCTGGAGATCGCGACCCTGCCGGGCAACCCCGACAAGATCACCTCTCTGAAGGACCTCACCAAGTCCGGCCTGAAGGTCGTGCTGTGCGACAAGACGGTGCCGTGCGGCGCCGCCGCGCAGAAGGCCCTGACCGCCAGCAACCTGAAGCTCACCCCGGTCTCGTACGAGCAGGACGTCAAGAGCGCCCTGACGAAGGTCGAGCTGAAGGAGGCCGACGCCGCCGTGGTCTACAAGACCGATGTGAAGGCCGCGGGTGGCAAGGTGGACGGTGTGGAATTCCCCGAGTCGGCCAACGCCATCAACGAGTACCCGATCGCCCTGCTCAAGGACGCGCCGAACGCGACCGCGGCCAAGGCGTTCATCGCCCTGGTGGAGTCCGCCGAGGGCAAGAAGGTGCTGACGGCGGCGGGCTTCCTCAACCCGTGACGGAACCCGTCCTCGTAGCGGGCCGCAAGCAGCCCCGGCAGCGCCGCCGTTCCCCGGTGCCGCTACCGCTGCTGCTGCCGGCCCTGCTCGGGATCGCCTTCCTGGTGCTGCCGTTGGCCGGGCTCCTGATCCGTACGCCCTGGAGCGAGCTGCCGCACCAGCTCACCAGCCCCGGCATCTGGCAGGCGCTGCGGCTGTCGCTGATCGCCGCGACCTGCGCCACCGCCGTCTCCCTGGTGCTGGGCGTGCCGCTGGCCTGGCTGCTGGCGCGCACCGAGTTCCCCGGGCGCGGTCTCGTACGCGCGCTGGTCACGCTGCCGCTGGTGCTGCCGCCCGTGGTGGGCGGCGTGGCGCTGCTGCTGGCGCTCGGCCGCAACGGCATCGTCGGGCGGTGGCTGGACGAGGCGTTCGGGGTGACGCTGCCGTTCACCACGGCGGGGGTCGTCGTGGCGGAGGCCTTCGTGGCGATGCCGTTCCTGGTGATCAGCGTCGAGGGCACCCTGCGGGCCGCCGACCCGCGCTACGAGGAGGCCGCCATGACGCTGGGGGCCTCGCGCTTCACGGCCTTCCGCCGGGTGACGCTGCCGCTGATCGCACCGGGCATCGCGGCCGGGTCGGTGCTGGCCTGGGCGCGGGCGCTGGGCGAGTTCGGGGCGACCATCACCTTCGCGGGCAACTTCCCGGGGCGTACGCAGACCATGCCGCTGGCGGTGTACCTGGCGCTGCAGAGCGACCCGGCCGCCGCGATCGCGCTGAGCCTGGTGCTGCTGCTGGTGTCCATCGCGGTGCTGGCCGGGCTGCGCGACCGCTGGATGACCGCGCCATGACGGGCCCGGCAGGGCCGACGGGGCCGACGGGGCCGACGGGGCCGACGGGCCTGGACGCACACCTGATCGTCGAGCGCGGCGACACCTTCCGGCTCGACGTACGCCTCACCGTCGCCCCCGGCGAGGTCGTCGCCCTGCTCGGCCCCAACGGCGCCGGCAAGACCACCGCGCTGCGCGCGCTGGCCGGGCTCACCCCGCTCACCGGCGGCCATCTGGTGCTGGACGGCCTCTCGCTGGACGGCACACCGCCCGAGAACCGGCCGGTCGGTGTCGTCTTCCAGGACTATCTGCTGTTCCCGCACCTCAGCGCGCTGGACAACATCGCCTTCGGGCCGCGCTGCCACGGCGTGCCCAAGGACCGGGCCCGCGCCGAGGCCGCCGGCTGGCTCAAGCGCATGGGGCTGGACGGCCACGCCGCCGCCAAGCCGCGCAAGCTGTCCGGCGGCCAGGCCCAGCGTGTCGCGCTGGCCCGGGCCCTGGCCACGCACCCCCGGCTGCTCCTCCTGGACGAGCCGCTGGCCGCCCTGGACGCCCGCACCCGGCTCGACGTACGCGCCCAGTTGCGGCGCCACCTCGCCGACTTCGAGGCCGTGGCGGTCCTGGTCACCCATGACCCGCTGGACGCCATGGTGCTCGCCGACCGGCTCGTCGTCATCGAGGACGGCCGCACGGTCCAGGAGGGCGCCCCGGCCGACATCGCCCGCCACCCGCGTACGGACTACATCGCCCAGCTGGTCGGCCTCAACCTCTACCGGGGCGAGGCCGTCGGCCACACCGTCCGGATCGCCGGGGGCGGTCCGGAGATCACGGCCGCCGACGCCCTGACCGGCCCCGCCTTCGCCGCCTTCCCGCCCAGCGCCGTCACCCTCCACCGCGACCGCCCCACCGGCTCCAGCGCCCGCAACCTGTGGTCGGCCGAGGTCGCCGGGCTGGAGTCCCACGGCGACCAGATCCGGGTCTCCCTCAGCGGCGAACTCCCCCTCGCCGCCGACCTCACCACCGCCGCCACCGCCGAGCTCGGCCTCCATCCCGGCGCCCCGGTCTGGGCCACCGTCAAGGCCGCCCAGGTCCGCGCCTACCCCGCCTGATCCGCCCAGGGCCTGAAACCGCGATGTGCCCCACCTCCGCCGTCAGCTCCCGCAGCCGGTGCCAGTCCATGCGGGGCTCCACGGGCGGCACGCCGGGGCGGTGCCGGGGGACCCGTACGCGCAGGGCGCCCGGCTGGATCCGGCAGCGTACGGGCGTCGGCAGGACGAGGGCCTCGCCGTCGACACCCACCTCGATCTCGTCCGCGTCGGCGCCGACGACCACCTCGGATGCGCTGAGGACGGTGAGCCCGGCGGCCTGCGGGCCCCGGAGCAGCCCTGCGGCCTCGGCGGCGTTCTCCACCTTGACGGCGACGACGCCGAGAACGCCGGAGTCGAGGCCTTCGCGCAGGCCCAGACCGGCCGGGTCGCCGGTGCGGTAGGGGTTGTTGCTGACGAGCACGGCCTGGGGCTCGTCCACGGTGGTGCCCGCGGCCGAGGCGATGAGGCGGGGGCCGCGCCGGTGGGTGAGGAGGTCGGGGAGGAGTTCGAGGGTCGTACGGACCTTGTCGTCGCGGTAGGCCGGGCTCTGCACGACGGCGGCGTAGGCGCCGAAGGAGGCGTTGTTGACGAACGGCCGGTCGGTGGCGGGGCCCGAGACGAAGCCCAGGTCGACGCGGAGTTCCACGCCGTCGGTGAGGGCGTCCAGGCAGGCCGACGGATCGTCACGGTCCAGGCCCAGGTCCATGGCGAAGTGGTTGCGGGTACCGGCCGAGACGACCAGGAACGGGATGTCCCGCTCGGCGGCCACCCCGGCCACCAGCGCCTGGGTGCCGTCCCCGGCGGCCACGCCGAGCAGGTCGGCGCCGTCGTCGACCGCCGCACGGGCGAGCTCGGCGACGTCCTGCGGGTGTTCCGGATCGAGCAGCACGACACGCGCACCGAGCGCTTCGGCCTTCTCCCTCAGCGCGAACCGCTCCACCTTCCCGCCGCCCGAGCGGGGATTCATGATGAAGAACGCATGCGCGGGCCGCGCGGCCGACGGCTCCGCACTGCGCCCGGAACGCGAACGCGTCCCGCGCAGCGCGGCCCTGCCCGCCCACACCGCCACACCCCACAGCGCGACGACCAGGAGCACCTCCCACAGCAGATTCGCCACCGCGTACAGCGCCAGCACCGCGAGCGGCGCCACGACGGCCAGGACGACCGCGAGCACCCTCGCCGCACCGCGCCGGGTCAGCACCCACCACACGGCCGCCATCGTCACCGCTATGCCGACCAGCCCGACCGCGATCAGCGCGAGGCTCCCGAACAGCCCGGCCGAGAGCGGCAACAGCAGCACGGCCGCCACCGCGGCGGCCAGCGCCAGCCGTGCCGACCAGCGCTGCGCCGCATGCGCGTGCGTGGGTGTCGCGGGAACGCCGCCCATCAGCCCTCCACGTCCGAAGCCAGGGGGCTGTGATCCTATGTGCCGTAACCCCGTTTTTGCGGGAACCTGGAGCCGCGAACCGCGGGCTCAGGACCGGGGCCGGAAGTAGGCGGCGGCCGACTCCTTTCCGGTGACCGTGGCGACGCAGCGGAACACGCGCAGCCCCTCGGCGTACTGGGTGGGGGTCGGCGGGAGCACGTCGACGGTCCAGTCGGCCGGGTCGACGGCCAGTGCCGCGCCGCCGCGTCTGGTCTTCGCCATGACCTCACGCGAGCAGAGCCTGAGGATGTCGGGATGCTTCTCCAGCTCCTGTTGGTTGACGGTCATCCCGTCCGAGGGGAGCGGAGCGATGGCGAAGGTCTCCCACACGTGCGTGGCCAGGCAGTCCGAGCGGGTGATGGTGACGTTTCCGGTGATGACGACCATGCCGCCCCAGCACTCGGCGGTCGTGGTGCAGGCGGCGTGCAGGCCGGCGACGGATGCCGCCGGGCAGTTGTCGGTGGTCGTCGCGACCCCGGGGAAGGCACCGGCCGATGCCGTGGCGGTCGCCTTCGAATCCGTGGAGGTGGAAGAGGACGAGGACGGGGACGCGGAGGGCGTGCCGTCCGGCACCCACTGCTGGTAGCCCAGCACCCCGCCCGCGCCGACGACGACGGTGGCCATGACGACCGCCGGGACGGCCAGCCGGGGACGCCGCCGGGCCTGGCGGACGGCGGGGACAGAGCGGCCCGGCACAATGGGCACGGTTTCGGTGCCCGCGAGGGCCGCGAGGGCGTCGCGCAGCGCGGCGGCGCCGGGGAGCCGGCGGGCGGGGTCGGGGGCCATGGAGTGCCGCAGGACCTCGGTGAGGGCGGGGCTCACACCGGGCAGGTCGGGTATGGGCTGGTCGTGGCGGGTGATGATCTCCGCGATGCTGAGGCTGCCCTCTTCGGGGAAGTGCGGCGGGCGGCCCTGCAACAGGGCGTAGACGGTCGCGCCGAGCGAGTAGACGTCCCCGGCCGGGGTGGGCTCGGCCATCCGGAAGGCCTCGGGCGGGGCGTAGGCGGGGGTCAGCGCCTCCCGGGTCACCGACAGTTCGTGTCCGGGGCGGGGCATCGCGGCCAGCCCGAAGTCGGCGAGGGCGACGGCTCCGTACTGGTCGATCATGATGTTGCCGGGCTTGATGTCGCGGTGCAGCACGCCTGCCGCGTGCGCTGCGGCCAGCGCGTCGGCGATGCGCACGCCGATGTCGCGCGCCTCGTTCGCCGGGAGCGGCCCGTCCTTGTGCAGCCGGTCGCTGAGGGAGCCGCCTGGGCACAGCTCCAGCACCATGTACGGGCGGCCGTCGGGGAGCACCCCGGCGTCGTACACCGCGACCACGTGCGGATGGCCGGACAACTGCCCTGCGGCGGTGACCTCGCGCATGAAACGCTGCCGGTCGCGGTCCGAGGACAGCGTCCTGCTGTCGATCTTGAGCGCGACCTCCCGGCCCACGGCGAGCTGGCGCGCGCGGTAGACGGTGGCGAAGCCTCCCTGGCCGAGGACTTCGAGGACCTCGTAGCCGGGCAGTTCCAGGTGGTTGATCCGCATCGCGCGACTTTAGCCCAGACCACCGACATGCCTTGCCGCGGGCAGCCCGACGCCGAACAGGCGGAGTTGGAGCGCGAGCGTGGCGTAGTAGCCGACCAGGGTGGAGAGGTCGAAGAGGGTGCGCTCGCCGAGGGCGTCTCGGGCGGCGGCGTACCAGGATTCGTCGAGGACGCCGGGGGCGGCGGGAGCGGCCAGGGTGCGGGCGGCGGACCAGGCGGCGCGTTCGGCGGGGTCGGGGAAGCGGGGATCGGCGCCTTCGCGCAGCGCCCGGATCTCGGGCTCGGTGAGGCCGGCGGCGCGGGCGAGGGGTTCGTGGGCGTAGCGCTCGAAGTCGCAGTCCCAGGCGGTGGCGACGACCAGGACGGCCATCTCGCCGACGCGGGGCGGCAGTTCGGTGGCGTAGCGGATCGCCGAGCCGAGGGCCTGCAGGGCCTGGCCGAGCCGGGGGCTGAACAGCATCGCGTTGAAGGGGCCGTTGAGACGGCCGCCGGGGTCGGTGAGGGCGAAGAGCTGGGGGCCGGTGGAGCGGGGGCCGCCGGTGATCGCCTCGTAGAGGGCCCGTTGTTCGGCGTTCAGCTCGTCGGGGCCGAGGAGGGGCAGGCGGCTCATCGCTCGGCCGCTTCCCCGGCCAGGGCCGCCAGGTCGGCGTCGGTGAGGAGGCGGCCTTCGCGGGACATCAGGTCGCGGGCCCTGAGCAGGACTTCGCCGACCTGCGCAGGGGTGAGGTCGTCGATGCCGAGGCGTTCGAGCTTGTCGGCGAGGGTGTAAGGGCCGCTGTCGGGGGTGAAGGGGATCCGGCGCTCGTTGCCGACGAGGGTGGGTTCGAGGCAATTGTGGAGGAGCGGGTCCACCGCCGTCTCCTGGGTGACGATGTCCATGCCGCCCCAGGAGAAGGCGTTGGCGCCGGTCACCGGGTGGTTCCAGGCGAGGTGATAGCCAGTCAGCGCCTCGCCGGCGCGGGCCAGCGCGGTGAGCCGTTCGGTGCGGATGCCGGTGCGGACGCCGTAGAGCGCCTCAAAGGCCAGCGCGGTCGCGGCCAGGTCGGCGTTGCCGGGGCCGCCGCAGTAGCCGTTGACGGACAGCTCGACGACCTCGGCCCCGGCGCGGGCGGCGGCGACCGCGCAGCCGACGGCCAGGCCGAAGGTGTTGTGCGGATGGAGCCCGATCCGTACGGCCGGGGCCAGCTCCTTCGTACGGCGCACCAGGTGGGCGTAGGCCTCGGGGCTCATGGCGCCGGGGCCGTCGAAGAGGGTGAGCTCGGTGGCGCCCGCGCCGGTGAGCGCGGCGACCGAATCCGCCAGGACGGCGTCGGTGAGGTAGGAGACCATCAGCAGCGGGACGATCGCGTCCAGGCCCCGGGAGCGGGCGTGCCGGATGAGCGGGACGGCCCGGGCGAGCACGTCGGCGCGGCTGCGCGGGGCGTGCGGGGTGCGCCACTCCTCGCCGCGCCAGGCCTGCTGATAGGCGGCCGGCTGGTAGATCAGCGAGGTCTCGCCGAAGCCCTGGACCCAGATCTGTACGGCGTCGTAGCCCGCGTCGGCCGCGCGGTCGATGTCCTGCGTGGTGCGCAGCAGCGGACAGACCGCCCGGCAGCGGGAGTCCGCGCTCCTGATGACCTCGACCTCGGCGCGCAGCGCCTTGTCGTCCCGTCCGGCGAGGCCCGCGGTGACCACTTCGCCTACGCCCGCGCCGACGAGTTGCCGCAGATAGGCCTCCTTGGCCTCGCCGGTGGCGACCACCCCGGGCAGCGTTTCGACCGAGCGCAGGGTCGCGTCGCGCAGCGTCACGCACTCCGGCAGCTCCCCGGCCACGTCCGGGCGGCGGTTGAGCGGGCTGACCGACCAGCGGCCGGGCTCGTAGGCGCCGGGGGCGCGCCGGTCGGCCAACTCGGCCCGGAAGCGGGCGATCTCCTCGGCGGTGAACACTTCCGGCTTGTCCATGAGCAGCCCTCCGGGTTTCGAAGTAACGCACCTTATCCAAGCATTCTGTCGACACTCACAGCAACAACCTTGCCGCGATCCCCACTATTTCCAGGAGATGTTTACTTTGTGTCGACACTCGGCAAGACTGTCGACACATCGGACCCGACCGAGGGAGACCACCGTGACCCAAGACGTGCCCGATCCGGGGCATGGCCGCCTGGCGGGCCGGATCGCCGTCATCAGCGGCGCCGGCAGCGTCGGCCCCGGCTGGGGCAACGGCCGTGCCACCGCCGTGATCTTCGCCCGCGAGGGCGCGACCGTGTTCCTGACGGACCGCGACGAAGAGGCGCTGAAGGTCACCGCCGAGCTGATCCGCGAGGAGGGCGGCACCGCCCACACGCACCTGCTGGACGTGACCGAACCAGCGGCCGTCCAGGCCTTCTTCGAGGAGACGCAGCGGCAGGCCGGGCGGATCGACATCCTGGTCAACAACGTGGGCGGCTCCCGGGCCGGCGGGGCGGTCGAACTGAGCCTTGAGGACTGGGAGAGCCAGCTCCGCACCAACCTCACCAGCGCCTTCCTGGCCTGCAAGTACGCGATCCCGGTCATGCGGCGCGGCGGCCGCGGCTCGATCGTCAACACCGCCTCCGCCTCCGGGCTGCGCTGGACCGGCGCGGCCCAGGTGGGCTACGCGGCGGCCAAGGCGGCCGTCATCCAGCTCTCCCGAGTGACCGCCGTGGAGCACGCCCCGCACGGCATCCGGGTCAACACCGTGGTCCCCGGGCAGCTGCACACCCCGATGGTCGAGGCCAGGCTCGCGGGCCAGCGGGCGGGCGGCGACGTGGACAAGCTGCTGGCGCAGCGTCAGGCGCGGATCCCGCTGGGGTTCATGGGGGACGGCCGCGACACCGCGTACGCCGCGCTGTTCCTGGCCTCGGACGAGGCGCGGTTCGTCACCGGCACCGAGATCGTGGTCGA is part of the Streptomyces sp. NBC_01262 genome and harbors:
- a CDS encoding ABC transporter ATP-binding protein: MTGPAGPTGPTGPTGPTGLDAHLIVERGDTFRLDVRLTVAPGEVVALLGPNGAGKTTALRALAGLTPLTGGHLVLDGLSLDGTPPENRPVGVVFQDYLLFPHLSALDNIAFGPRCHGVPKDRARAEAAGWLKRMGLDGHAAAKPRKLSGGQAQRVALARALATHPRLLLLDEPLAALDARTRLDVRAQLRRHLADFEAVAVLVTHDPLDAMVLADRLVVIEDGRTVQEGAPADIARHPRTDYIAQLVGLNLYRGEAVGHTVRIAGGGPEITAADALTGPAFAAFPPSAVTLHRDRPTGSSARNLWSAEVAGLESHGDQIRVSLSGELPLAADLTTAATAELGLHPGAPVWATVKAAQVRAYPA
- a CDS encoding diacylglycerol/lipid kinase family protein, encoding MGGVPATPTHAHAAQRWSARLALAAAVAAVLLLPLSAGLFGSLALIAVGLVGIAVTMAAVWWVLTRRGAARVLAVVLAVVAPLAVLALYAVANLLWEVLLVVALWGVAVWAGRAALRGTRSRSGRSAEPSAARPAHAFFIMNPRSGGGKVERFALREKAEALGARVVLLDPEHPQDVAELARAAVDDGADLLGVAAGDGTQALVAGVAAERDIPFLVVSAGTRNHFAMDLGLDRDDPSACLDALTDGVELRVDLGFVSGPATDRPFVNNASFGAYAAVVQSPAYRDDKVRTTLELLPDLLTHRRGPRLIASAAGTTVDEPQAVLVSNNPYRTGDPAGLGLREGLDSGVLGVVAVKVENAAEAAGLLRGPQAAGLTVLSASEVVVGADADEIEVGVDGEALVLPTPVRCRIQPGALRVRVPRHRPGVPPVEPRMDWHRLRELTAEVGHIAVSGPGRIRRGRRGPGRP
- a CDS encoding serine/threonine-protein kinase → MRINHLELPGYEVLEVLGQGGFATVYRARQLAVGREVALKIDSRTLSSDRDRQRFMREVTAAGQLSGHPHVVAVYDAGVLPDGRPYMVLELCPGGSLSDRLHKDGPLPANEARDIGVRIADALAAAHAAGVLHRDIKPGNIMIDQYGAVALADFGLAAMPRPGHELSVTREALTPAYAPPEAFRMAEPTPAGDVYSLGATVYALLQGRPPHFPEEGSLSIAEIITRHDQPIPDLPGVSPALTEVLRHSMAPDPARRLPGAAALRDALAALAGTETVPIVPGRSVPAVRQARRRPRLAVPAVVMATVVVGAGGVLGYQQWVPDGTPSASPSSSSSTSTDSKATATASAGAFPGVATTTDNCPAASVAGLHAACTTTAECWGGMVVITGNVTITRSDCLATHVWETFAIAPLPSDGMTVNQQELEKHPDILRLCSREVMAKTRRGGAALAVDPADWTVDVLPPTPTQYAEGLRVFRCVATVTGKESAAAYFRPRS
- a CDS encoding carboxymuconolactone decarboxylase family protein is translated as MSRLPLLGPDELNAEQRALYEAITGGPRSTGPQLFALTDPGGRLNGPFNAMLFSPRLGQALQALGSAIRYATELPPRVGEMAVLVVATAWDCDFERYAHEPLARAAGLTEPEIRALREGADPRFPDPAERAAWSAARTLAAPAAPGVLDESWYAAARDALGERTLFDLSTLVGYYATLALQLRLFGVGLPAARHVGGLG
- a CDS encoding SDR family NAD(P)-dependent oxidoreductase translates to MTQDVPDPGHGRLAGRIAVISGAGSVGPGWGNGRATAVIFAREGATVFLTDRDEEALKVTAELIREEGGTAHTHLLDVTEPAAVQAFFEETQRQAGRIDILVNNVGGSRAGGAVELSLEDWESQLRTNLTSAFLACKYAIPVMRRGGRGSIVNTASASGLRWTGAAQVGYAAAKAAVIQLSRVTAVEHAPHGIRVNTVVPGQLHTPMVEARLAGQRAGGDVDKLLAQRQARIPLGFMGDGRDTAYAALFLASDEARFVTGTEIVVDGGMTARCD